A genomic segment from Streptomyces sp. NBC_01233 encodes:
- a CDS encoding DUF2786 domain-containing protein — MRDLAETVDRAFAAALYAQDDAGLDTGASLLVADQARWGGVGRELLARGEAYVRQGWERGWQPADVLRLVRRDLDERHLRITGDLIAAEARRYARLPERWTDAEVWWTGDDTYAEQLAQRERADRFTLATAFLEVLRLLIRLPSIEPVGPVPGDPAADALEHAHIEPRMLGRIRALLAKAEATTFPEEAEALSAKAQELMARHTVDEALLAARGGAPAQVPGACRIGVEPPYEEAKAVLLDAVATANRCRAVWNSGFEFSTVVGFESDLEAVELLYTSLLVQGTAAMTRAEAAQRSGGRKRTKTFRQSFLLAYASRLGHRLAETAEHTATEAPDNLPALVARDVAVTSRADEMFPRTTTTRLRGATDHAGWEDGTAAADAAHVGGRRKPLPR; from the coding sequence GTGAGAGACCTTGCCGAGACCGTTGACCGGGCCTTTGCCGCCGCCCTCTATGCCCAGGACGATGCCGGGCTGGACACCGGGGCCTCGTTGCTCGTTGCCGATCAGGCGCGGTGGGGCGGGGTCGGGCGGGAGTTGCTGGCGCGCGGGGAGGCGTACGTACGGCAGGGGTGGGAGCGCGGGTGGCAGCCGGCCGATGTGCTGCGGCTGGTCCGGCGGGACCTCGACGAGCGGCACCTGCGGATCACCGGGGACCTGATCGCCGCCGAGGCGCGCCGCTACGCCCGGCTTCCCGAGCGGTGGACCGACGCCGAGGTCTGGTGGACGGGCGACGACACGTACGCCGAACAGCTCGCGCAGAGGGAACGGGCGGACCGGTTCACGCTGGCCACCGCCTTCCTGGAGGTGCTGCGGCTGCTGATCCGGCTGCCCTCCATCGAACCGGTGGGTCCGGTTCCCGGCGACCCGGCCGCCGACGCCCTGGAGCACGCGCACATCGAGCCGCGCATGCTGGGACGGATCCGGGCGCTGCTCGCCAAGGCCGAGGCGACCACCTTCCCGGAGGAGGCGGAGGCGCTCAGCGCCAAGGCCCAGGAGTTGATGGCACGGCACACCGTGGACGAGGCGCTGCTGGCCGCGCGCGGCGGCGCTCCGGCGCAGGTGCCGGGGGCCTGCCGGATCGGGGTCGAGCCGCCGTACGAGGAGGCCAAGGCGGTGCTGCTCGACGCGGTGGCCACCGCCAACCGCTGCCGGGCGGTGTGGAACAGCGGCTTCGAGTTCTCCACGGTGGTCGGCTTCGAGAGCGACCTGGAGGCGGTCGAGCTGCTCTACACCTCGCTGCTCGTCCAGGGCACGGCGGCGATGACCCGCGCCGAGGCCGCGCAGCGTTCGGGCGGACGCAAACGGACGAAGACCTTCAGGCAGTCCTTCCTGCTGGCCTACGCGAGCAGGCTCGGCCACCGGCTCGCCGAGACGGCCGAGCACACGGCCACGGAGGCCCCCGACAACCTGCCTGCGCTGGTGGCCCGCGATGTCGCCGTCACCTCGCGGGCGGACGAGATGTTCCCGCGCACCACGACCACCCGGCTGCGCGGAGCCACCGACCACGCGGGCTGGGAGGACGGCACGGCCGCCGCCGACGCCGCCCACGTGGGGGGCCGACGCAAGCCGCTCCCGCGGTAG
- a CDS encoding DUF397 domain-containing protein, producing the protein MDHAYNGMAAAELASLFELTWQKSRHSNSQGSCVEFAKLPGGDVAMRNSRFPDGPALVYTPAEIEALLLGVKDGEFDHLIG; encoded by the coding sequence GTGGACCACGCGTACAACGGGATGGCAGCCGCAGAACTCGCTTCCTTGTTTGAGCTGACGTGGCAGAAGAGCAGACACAGCAACTCGCAGGGTTCCTGCGTGGAGTTCGCGAAGCTGCCCGGAGGCGACGTCGCCATGCGCAACTCGCGCTTTCCGGACGGACCGGCACTCGTCTACACGCCGGCCGAGATAGAGGCCCTGCTCCTGGGCGTCAAGGACGGCGAGTTCGATCACTTGATCGGCTGA
- a CDS encoding ATP-binding protein — MLEPLRQGLPPVDPTAVSGSASCALPARFDAVRGARTFTRSTLSQWGLDDRFDDVALVVSELVTNALRHALPEDSRGPDAEPEPPVRLHLMRWSTRLVCAVRDPSEDRPGGAFSPERTEENFDLESGRGLFLVDSYSDSWGWHPLAGRLTGKVVWALFLLQD, encoded by the coding sequence ATGCTCGAGCCGTTACGGCAGGGGCTTCCCCCGGTCGACCCCACGGCTGTCTCCGGGTCCGCCTCCTGCGCTCTGCCCGCCCGGTTCGACGCGGTGCGGGGCGCACGCACTTTCACCCGGTCGACGCTCTCCCAGTGGGGCCTCGACGACCGCTTCGACGATGTGGCCCTGGTCGTCTCCGAGCTCGTCACCAACGCGTTGCGCCATGCCCTGCCCGAGGATTCGCGGGGCCCGGACGCCGAGCCGGAGCCGCCGGTACGCCTGCACCTGATGCGGTGGAGCACCCGGTTGGTGTGCGCGGTGCGCGATCCCAGCGAGGACCGGCCCGGCGGGGCCTTCTCACCGGAGCGCACGGAGGAGAACTTCGACCTGGAGTCCGGGCGCGGGCTGTTCCTGGTGGATTCGTACAGCGACAGCTGGGGCTGGCACCCGCTCGCGGGGCGCCTCACCGGCAAGGTGGTCTGGGCGCTGTTCCTGCTCCAGGACTGA
- a CDS encoding helix-turn-helix domain-containing protein produces MGRAVLVTAEASGSVVRRILLGSQLRRLRESRGITREAAGYSIRASESKISRLELGRVSFKARDVEDLLTLYGVTDTSERESLLGLVREANATGWWHSYGDVLPGWFQTYIGLEGAASLIRIYEVQFVHGLLQTEAYAHAVVSRGMPGAATAEIDRRVALRLERQKVLVSESAPVFHAVLDEAALRRPYGDRNVMRGQLEHLIEVSQRPNVQLQVMPFSFGGHAGESGAFTLLRFPESDLQDIVYLEQLTSALYLDKDEEVGQYERAMERLQADCPDPDRTRDLLRGLLQLS; encoded by the coding sequence ATGGGGAGGGCAGTACTAGTGACCGCAGAAGCAAGCGGTTCTGTGGTGCGCCGCATCCTCCTGGGCTCCCAGCTCAGGCGACTCCGAGAATCCCGCGGCATCACCCGTGAGGCGGCCGGCTACTCGATCCGCGCATCCGAATCGAAGATCAGCCGCTTGGAGTTGGGAAGGGTGAGCTTCAAGGCAAGGGACGTCGAGGACCTCCTGACGCTCTACGGGGTCACGGACACCTCCGAGCGCGAGTCCCTCCTGGGGCTGGTGCGCGAGGCCAACGCGACCGGCTGGTGGCACAGTTACGGCGACGTGCTGCCCGGGTGGTTCCAGACGTACATCGGCCTGGAGGGCGCCGCCTCGCTCATCCGGATCTACGAAGTCCAGTTCGTCCACGGCCTGTTGCAGACGGAGGCCTACGCCCACGCCGTCGTCAGCCGCGGCATGCCCGGTGCCGCCACCGCCGAGATCGACCGCCGCGTCGCCCTGCGCCTGGAACGGCAGAAGGTCCTCGTCTCCGAGAGCGCCCCGGTCTTCCACGCCGTCCTCGACGAGGCCGCGCTGCGCCGCCCGTACGGCGACCGCAACGTGATGCGCGGCCAGCTGGAGCACCTCATCGAGGTCTCCCAGCGGCCCAACGTGCAGCTCCAGGTGATGCCCTTCTCCTTCGGCGGCCACGCGGGCGAGAGCGGAGCCTTCACCCTGCTGCGCTTCCCGGAGTCGGACCTCCAGGACATCGTCTATCTGGAACAGCTCACCAGTGCCCTCTACCTCGACAAAGACGAGGAAGTGGGGCAGTACGAGCGGGCGATGGAGCGGCTCCAGGCCGACTGCCCCGACCCCGACCGGACCAGGGATCTTCTTCGTGGCCTGCTTCAACTGTCTTGA